In Deinococcus gobiensis I-0, one genomic interval encodes:
- a CDS encoding replication initiator protein A — protein MGKNTRQEPRQLQGHDERNIARLALALAQNRIPSTLQSWEKQLTVDALGAIHVKCVSRADAVVPHGLDNDIIIGLVNAFVEQGLPNAGVIQLSAYRLLTLAGLTVGGRQYSEVLEGLRRLQGSTFAITESWFDGRQHQWVSEEFSIISSFARVDATEIAEEIGTLRADTILEIQLARAITRSVRSGHLRPLDLEFYSQLSQPMVRTLYRSLEERRAPLGKVPTDAYTVSTRNWGEHLGMHGWRLDKIRRALEPAHQELLDTAYLVEVIYTGRGEGQQITYRFGQVAAPPNTELVALLTRNGLSAPNAVKTVQAYAAQVEATVAAFGRVVSQARTPVKNRQGLLVDMFRNPERYAEYFSSESAAESGPAREFPKKTRSVTKTVEAPAGDEDWEAQQAKAWREMRPEARERRMLSLLQMMMGDHLSAEEMAVISTLVGNGTLDGLEFSRRLTRALADKTQVDLAAEFRVLIEV, from the coding sequence GTGGGCAAGAACACGCGGCAGGAACCCCGGCAGCTTCAGGGCCACGACGAGCGCAACATCGCCCGGCTGGCGCTGGCGCTGGCGCAGAACCGCATTCCCAGCACCCTCCAGTCCTGGGAAAAACAGCTCACGGTGGACGCGCTGGGGGCCATCCACGTCAAATGCGTCTCCCGGGCCGACGCGGTGGTGCCGCACGGCCTGGACAACGACATCATCATCGGACTGGTCAACGCCTTCGTCGAACAGGGCCTGCCCAACGCGGGGGTCATTCAGCTCTCGGCCTACCGCCTGCTCACGCTCGCGGGCCTGACGGTGGGGGGACGGCAATACAGCGAGGTCCTGGAAGGCCTGCGCCGCCTCCAGGGCAGCACCTTCGCCATCACCGAGTCGTGGTTCGACGGCCGCCAGCACCAGTGGGTCAGCGAGGAGTTCAGCATCATCAGCTCGTTCGCGAGGGTGGACGCCACCGAAATCGCCGAGGAGATCGGGACCCTGCGCGCCGACACCATTCTGGAAATCCAGCTCGCGCGGGCGATCACCCGCAGCGTGCGCAGCGGCCACCTGCGCCCTCTGGACCTGGAGTTCTATTCCCAGCTCTCGCAGCCGATGGTCCGGACCCTGTACCGCAGCCTCGAAGAGCGGCGCGCGCCCCTGGGCAAGGTGCCGACCGACGCCTACACGGTCTCCACCCGCAACTGGGGCGAGCACCTGGGCATGCACGGCTGGCGACTGGACAAGATCCGCCGGGCGCTGGAGCCCGCCCATCAGGAACTGCTCGACACGGCTTACCTCGTCGAGGTGATCTACACCGGGCGTGGTGAAGGCCAGCAGATCACCTACCGCTTCGGGCAGGTGGCCGCGCCGCCCAACACCGAACTGGTCGCGCTGCTCACCCGCAACGGCCTGAGCGCGCCCAACGCCGTCAAGACCGTGCAGGCCTACGCCGCACAGGTCGAGGCCACCGTCGCGGCCTTCGGGCGCGTGGTGTCGCAGGCGCGTACCCCCGTCAAGAACCGCCAGGGCCTTCTGGTGGACATGTTCCGCAATCCCGAGCGGTACGCCGAATATTTCTCTTCCGAGAGTGCTGCCGAGTCCGGCCCTGCCAGGGAATTCCCCAAAAAGACACGCTCGGTGACCAAGACGGTAGAGGCTCCGGCAGGAGACGAGGACTGGGAAGCGCAACAGGCGAAAGCATGGCGTGAGATGCGCCCGGAGGCCCGTGAGCGCCGCATGCTGAGCCTGCTCCAGATGATGATGGGAGACCATCTCAGTGCCGAGGAGATGGCGGTCATCTCCACCCTCGTCGGTAACGGCACACTGGACGGCCTGGAATTCTCCCGCCGCCTGACTCGCGCCCTGGCCGACAAGACACAGGTGGACCTCGCCGCAGAATTTCGTGTCCTGATCGAAGTTTAA